In Moraxella nasovis, the sequence ATGAACTATAACGCCATTAAACAAAAGGGTAAGTATCAAGGTAAACGTCGCACCCCCATCATTAACCAAGAGCTGGCATTACTGACCAATCGTCGCTCAAACCAAAGGCTTATTCAGGTGCTTAATACTTGGTTTGAGAATAATAATCAGATTGGTACAAATAATCATGCCTATCTTGGCGATGGTATTTATTATCAGAACATCACTGCCCATAATCAAGATTGTCGCCTGTCATGGCATAATGCTGATGATAAGGCACAGGTGCCACCATTTTTGGGTAACTCGCCTGTAACCATGCTGACCATGTCAAATTCAGTTAATGAATACCAACAAACTGCCTTACATATCGATGCCCTGTTACGCAGTAAGCAGACGATTAATGATGGTGGCGTGCCACGAGCCATCTTACCCCGTGATATCGCTGTGCTTGCGACAACAAATCCAATTTTGCTAAAGGTTCAAGAGCAATTACAAAAGCTTGGTATTGCTAGTTTTACATCAAAAAGCCAAAGCATCTTTGATACTAAAGCCGCTATGCATTTGCACGCTTTATTGGTGGCGTGCATGGATGTTACTCATCGTGAGAAAATCGGTAGATTGCTGACATCTAGCTTGTTTAACTGGTCGCTTGATGAGGTGTTAGCACAATATGACGCCACTTTGCAAAATGGTCAATCAGATAGCCTGCTTTATTTGACCGCTTATCTAAGGCAAATCTATGATAGATGGCAAAAATACAGCATAGCAAATGCCCTAAATTATGCACTATCCACCAACCCCTTTGATAAGCGTGATGAGTCTGGGCTATGGACAAATATCGCAAGCCATGGCGAGCGTCATGTGGCAGATGTCTGGCAGTTGGTCGAAATCATCGGCTCGCAGCCACACATTAGCCCTGTACGACTTTTGGAGTGGTATGATGAACGCCTAAGTCATGACGAAGATAAAGAGTTTGAGCGAGCAGTACTGCCAAGCGATATTGGCGTAAATCTCATGACAGCTCATGGTTCTAAGGGGCTAGAGTTTCCCATCGTGTACGTCCTTGGGCTAAACAGCAGTGCAAAAAATCGCCAACAGTGGTTTTATCCATACAGTGATGACAAGCCAAGCCGACGGCTGTCGCCACGACCAGATAAAATAATGGAAGATGGTTTAATTGAAGTAGATTATTATAAGCGTCTAAATAAAGCTGAAGAGCTAGACGAGAGACGTCGCTTATCTTATGTGGCACTGACCCGAGCGTCTGAGCAGGTGTATATTGTCTTTGCACAGGCATCTAAAAATACCTCAAGCCCAACGCCGCTAATGTTATGGCTTGAGATGAAAGATAAGAACATCACCATACCTAGCAGACTTGATATTATGGATCGCATTGATATTAGTGAGCTGTCACAACCACAGACCGCTTATCACGATGATCAATGTAATCTTACGCCTATTAAGTATGTCAACTGGGACGTGGCGATGGCACATAAACGCTTCATTGCAGCGTATGATACAAGCTTTACTGCATTGGTGAGCCGTCTAGATGGGCGATACGAGCGTATGGCAGGCGTGCAAGATGACGAAAGCTATGTACCTATCAAGCATTTAGAGGATATTTCAGATAACCCCCAAGATGCAAGCTATCCACCCGATGACATTCGTATTCATCTGCCAAAAGGGGCGGTGATGGGTAGTTTTTTACATGAAATCTTACAAAAAATGCGACCAAGCGACCAAAGACACATCAGCCAAGCCATCGATGATACGGTACAACGCATGGGGCTATCTTATGACTTGCTTAGCCATCATGCTAAGGTTCGTCTAGGCTATACCAAGCAATCAGCTCCCATTGATAAGAACACCACGCACCGTAAACTTGTGCAGTGGCTACTTGATATAGCAACCACGCCTTTTCATTCAGGTATCTCATTGAGTGAGTTAAGTGATAAGCTGTGCGTTAAGGAAATGGGGTTTATGCTAGGGCTTGGTGATGACTTTAGCGTAGCAAAATTAAACGAAGTGTTTAAATGCTTTAGTGATAAGCCTATTCGCTTAAGTGATGATGATACTAATCCTTGGTATCGCCACCTAAGGGGGAGTATTGACTTGCTATATTCACATAATGGTAAATTTTATGTGGTGGATTATAAGTCAAACTTTTTAGGCGATAAGCCATCTTATTATACTTTTGATCAGCTAGAGATGGCGATGGAAAAGGCAGGCTATTGGCTACAAGCAGCGATTTACCAAGTGGCACTGCACCGCTTACTCAAGCTAAAAATCGCCGACTACTGTGGTAATGAAACTCAGTATCTTGGGGCGACAGAATACGTCTTTTTGCGTGGTGTAGAATGCACAGATGCCACGTTAGGGCGGATTACATGGCAA encodes:
- a CDS encoding UvrD-helicase domain-containing protein, which codes for MTNNTSHPNQNATGTPALDCSLTGGYLIEASAGTGKTWTLTGIVLRLLIEKRYRPEQIIATTFTKDAAAEMQERIYDRISNFYRCLSWLKTQQNVYPDWFGGVDQKNINQVMAEITAWANASMIAGFDDLVNAHLVAYILTDEDLTALDRTIAYTRLLLANLDKLFVGTFDSLAHKLLREFAAEIGQHGTTTIIQDVKPIIKTMIHDRLRYEHSRLKHHSPNLYQLIDKSVFGKVDTAYEAVKMTIQFFGVPIDEAESVDDEYIKELQEQLTHIQTLSIEPFGCFEEADYRNKVGINKNIALSKNIHHLPQVMNLVCQHGLKFYQLLTKEQKEWLDKAQSGVINVDKVFKKDHDKKAKALFSELAKNVLTPLADMHQQISKLTILYQQALYKTLAIHIQKTIGSVMESSGKTSFFLQMNRLNTALKRSPDLARHICHQYPVALIDEAQDVNEAQMSLVESIYLNDLRHKADLGKTPKGFLLFVGDPKQAIYRFRGGDVMNYNAIKQKGKYQGKRRTPIINQELALLTNRRSNQRLIQVLNTWFENNNQIGTNNHAYLGDGIYYQNITAHNQDCRLSWHNADDKAQVPPFLGNSPVTMLTMSNSVNEYQQTALHIDALLRSKQTINDGGVPRAILPRDIAVLATTNPILLKVQEQLQKLGIASFTSKSQSIFDTKAAMHLHALLVACMDVTHREKIGRLLTSSLFNWSLDEVLAQYDATLQNGQSDSLLYLTAYLRQIYDRWQKYSIANALNYALSTNPFDKRDESGLWTNIASHGERHVADVWQLVEIIGSQPHISPVRLLEWYDERLSHDEDKEFERAVLPSDIGVNLMTAHGSKGLEFPIVYVLGLNSSAKNRQQWFYPYSDDKPSRRLSPRPDKIMEDGLIEVDYYKRLNKAEELDERRRLSYVALTRASEQVYIVFAQASKNTSSPTPLMLWLEMKDKNITIPSRLDIMDRIDISELSQPQTAYHDDQCNLTPIKYVNWDVAMAHKRFIAAYDTSFTALVSRLDGRYERMAGVQDDESYVPIKHLEDISDNPQDASYPPDDIRIHLPKGAVMGSFLHEILQKMRPSDQRHISQAIDDTVQRMGLSYDLLSHHAKVRLGYTKQSAPIDKNTTHRKLVQWLLDIATTPFHSGISLSELSDKLCVKEMGFMLGLGDDFSVAKLNEVFKCFSDKPIRLSDDDTNPWYRHLRGSIDLLYSHNGKFYVVDYKSNFLGDKPSYYTFDQLEMAMEKAGYWLQAAIYQVALHRLLKLKIADYCGNETQYLGATEYVFLRGVECTDATLGRITWQVPFELVKKLDEIFE